The following proteins are co-located in the Paralichthys olivaceus isolate ysfri-2021 chromosome 2, ASM2471397v2, whole genome shotgun sequence genome:
- the tas1r3 gene encoding taste receptor type 1 member 3, which translates to MASLFILLILCWQVRLSDSASPGWFQNISTSLFSLPGDIMLGGLFYINQLSSNLSQRTEPNNISCDRLNKNGLGLSLVMKYAVDEINANQILLPGVKLGYEIYDTCRQSAVIVKPTISFLAAKSTKALPVECNYTNYETSVSAVIGPYSSEMVSLIGKVLGFFLLPQISFGATSDKFSDNLHYPSFFRTVPSDKWQVDAIALLLREFNWNWVAVVGSEEEYGQQGVQQFSKIAEKMSVCVAYQGMIPVYTDPRPAVTTIINNILATNVGVVVVFSLAGPAVDFFKEVIRRNVTGVWIGSTAWSINSRLTSLTNIQRVGTILGFTDMTQTLDLLTPYTHELLLKLSKEKSDMSRSATKSFNNPCPECWDLSPANISLVKDTAVQRSAFSVYAAIYIVAEALHKLLECNSTACLWGSETKIYPWKLLEILRNTSVNINGKQLEFDSNGNPNLGYDLVEWSWEASGLHFRNVGSFYRELTINKSLFKWYTAKSEAPQSTCSAACEMGQVHRVKGFHSCCFDCIDCLPGTYQAKKDDIQCTKCPEGHWSLIRSTTCIKPTFDVLAWDTPEALLMIMAGLLLLLCQGSVGVVFLKHWGTPLVKASGGALSFVALLSLTGVCLSLLLFLGQPGNAVCRLQLPLTSIFQTVTLSIITFISLQIFLVTEFPEIAASHLHIFRGPGIWLFVLVCCVVQASLCGWLVQEYPWLSEHVANMKIDFVRAFLSCPVSLTGFALMQGFNCVMALISFMCTFMAIKPLHQYNLARDITFCSLIYCVIWVTFIPIYIGLTYKNRIIVHVSFTLLSNFGLGAAYFFPKCYLLLRKPNLNTTEQFCTFLEGIPPTAAEEPQPQTGQ; encoded by the exons ATGGCCTCACTGTTCATTCTGCTGATCCTGTGCTGGCAGGTAAGACTGAGCGACAGTGCTTCACCCGGATGGTTCCAAAACATTTCCACTAGTCTCTTCAGTCTGCCTGGTGACATTATGCTTGGAGGCCTTTTCTACATTAACCAGCTCTCCAGCAACCTCAGCCAGAGGACGGAGCCCAACAACATCAGCTGTGACAG gttaaataaaaatggactGGGCCTCTCTCTAGTCATGAAATATGCAGTGGATGAAATCAACGCAAACCAAATTCTGCTCCCTGGTGTCAAGTTGGGTTATGAGATCTATGACACGTGCAGACAATCAGCCGTCATCGTGAAGCCCACTATCTCCTTCCTCGCAGCAAAATCCACCAAAGCACTGCCTGTGGAGTGTAATTACACCAACTACGAGACCAGCGTATCAGCCGTGATTGGTCCTTATAGCTCAGAAATGGTGTCCCTCATTGGGAAAGTCCTGGGATTCTTTCTCCTTCCACAG ATTAGCTTCGGTGCAACCAGCGACAAATTTAGTGACAATCTTCACTACCCATCCTTCTTCCGCACTGTGCCCAGTGACAAGTGGCAGGTGGACGCCATCGCTCTTCTACTAAGAGAGTTTAACTGGAACTGGGTGGCCGTGGTGGGCAGTGAAGAAGAGTACGGACAACAAGGCGTGCAGCAATTCTCCAAAATAGCAGAGAAGATGTCGGTGTGCGTGGCCTATCAGGGGATGATTCCAGTTTACACTGACCCCAGACCAGCAGTCACAACCATCATTAACAACATCCTGGCAACCAATGTCGGAGTGGTGGTGGTCTTCTCTCTTGCAGGGCCGGCAGTGGACTTTTTCAAAGAG GTCATCAGGAGGAATGTAACAGGAGTGTGGATTGGCAGCACAGCCTGGTCCATCAACAGCAGACTGACTTCTCTCACCAACATCCAGAGAGTGGGAACCATCCTGGGCTTCACTGACATGACACAGACCCTGGATCTGCTCACTCCCTACACACATGAACTCCTCCTCAAACTGAGCAAGGAGAAGTCAGACATGTCGCGTTCAGCAACAAAGTCTTTCAACAATCCCTGCCCAGAGTGTTGGGACTTATCCCCTGCTAACATCAGTTTGGTGAAAGACACAGCAGTGCAGCGCTCAGCTTTCAGTGTGTATGCTGCCATCTACATTGTGGCAGAGGCACTGCATAAACTGCTGGAGTGTAATTCGACTGCCTGTCTGTGGGGATCAGAAACTAAAATCTATCCCTGGAAG CTGTTGGAGATTTTAAGAAACACGTCAGTAAACATAAATGGCAAACAGTTAGAGTTTGACAGTAATGGCAACCCAAACCTTGGATATGATTTGGTTGAGTGGAGTTGGGAGGCCTCAGGGTTACATTTTAGGAATGTTGGAAGCTTTTATAGAGAACTGACTATCAACAAGTCCCTCTTCAAATGGTACACTGCAAAGTCAGAG GCTCCTCAGTCCACCTGTTCAGCAGCATGTGAGATGGGACAGGTCCACAGAGTTAAAGGCTTCCACTCCTGCTGTTTTGATTGTATTGACTGTTTGCCAGGAACGTACCAGGCAAAAAAGG ACGACATCCAGTGTACTAAGTGCCCTGAGGGTCATTGGTCCCTGATCCGCAGCACCACGTGCATTAAACCCACTTTTGACGTTTTGGCCTGGGACACACCTGAAGCTCTGCTAATGATCATGGCcgggttgctgctgctgctgtgtcaggGGTCAGTTGGTGTCGTGTTCCTGAAACACTGGGGGACCCCGCTGGTGAAGGCCTCGGGTGGAGCCCTGAGTTTTGTGGCTCTTCTGAGCCTGACAGGAGTGTGTCTCAGTCTGCTGCTCTTCTTGGGACAGCCTGGAAACGCTGTGTGTCGTCTGCAGCTGCCACTCACTTCCATTTTCCAAACAGTCACCCTCTCCATTATCACATTCATCTCACTGCAG aTATTCTTAGTGACGGAGTTCCCAGAGATAGCCGCCTCTCACCTGCACATCTTTCGAGGTCCTGGGATCTGGCTGTTCGTGCTGGTCTGCTGTGTAGTTCAGGCTTCTCTCTGTGGCTGGCTTGTTCAGGAATATCCCTGGTTATCTGAACATGTGGCAAACATGAAAATAGACTTTGTGAGGGCCTTTCTGTCATGCCCAGTCTCATTGACCGGATTTGCCTTAATGCAAGGTTTCAACTGTGTTATGGCTCTTATCTCATTCATGTGCACCTTCATGGCGATAAAGCCTCTTCATCAGTACAACCTTGCAAGGGACATCACCTTTTGTTCCCTGATCTACTGTGTGATTTGGGTGACCTTTATTCCAATCTACATAGGCTTGACCTACAAGAACAGGATCATTGTCCATGTTTCTTTCACCCTGTTGAGTAACTTTGGACTGGGAGCAGCCTACTTCTTCCCAAAATGCTACTTGTTGTTGAGGAAACCCAACCTCAACACAACAGAGCAATTCTGTACCTTTCTAGAGGGCATTCCCCCAACAGCAGCTGAGGAGCCACAGCCACAGACAGGCCAATAA